In Helianthus annuus cultivar XRQ/B chromosome 3, HanXRQr2.0-SUNRISE, whole genome shotgun sequence, a single window of DNA contains:
- the LOC110932637 gene encoding uncharacterized protein LOC110932637: MADSGGASPSNAVVIREGSSFSQFQCPILKSTNYTVWAIRIKTILRANGLWEMIEPKENTQADEKKEMMATAYLFQALPEDMIIQVASCKSAKEIWDALKTRHVGADRVQKARLQTLKTEFEMLKMKEEDTIDSFTARLNSIVTRASGLGSTFDQPTLVRKLLSSVPKRFVQIVATIEQFADLETTTLDETIGRLKAYEERTGLVDENSVYNQEKLMYTRRDKNYGRGRRFGKNGQGRFNSSQDKWRDGKFKQEDDDEDSSHDAYKSRSNQRKFGKDLSKIKCYNCQKFGHYASDCPESNQREEETNLVQEDEEPTLLMAIKEDCNDLLQQAHDGKQYMEKDQGAT, translated from the coding sequence ATGGCGGATTCAGGAGGAGCCTCTCCGTCAAATGCGGTAGTAATTAGAGAGGGTAGTTCGTTCTCCCAGTTTCAGTGTCCTATTTTAAAGTCTACAAATTATACGGTATGGGCAATCCGTATAAAAACCATTTTGAGGGCAAACGGTTTATGGGAAATGATAGAACCAAAAGAAAATACGCAAGCGGATGAAAAGAAGGAGATGATGGCGACCGCTTATTTATTTCAAGCACTACCGGAAGATATGATAATACAAGTTGCAAGTTGCAAGAGTGCAAAAGAAATTTGGGATGCATTAAAGACTAGACACGTCGGTGCAGATCGAGTGCAAAAGGCACGTCTTCAAACgctcaaaacagagtttgagatgtTAAAGATGAAGGAAGAAGACACTATCGATTCGTTCACTGCAAGACTAAATAGCATTGTCACGAGGGCAAGTGGTCTTGGATCAACTTTTGATCAACCAACTTTAGTACGGAAACTTCTAAGTTCTGTACCGAAAAGGTTCGTTCAAATTGTTGCAACCATTGAACAATTCGCTGATTTAGAAACAACGACGCTAGACGAGACAATTGGAAGGTTGAAAGCCTATGAAGAAAGGACCGGTTTGGTGGATGAAAACTCGGTTTATAATCAAGAGAAACTTATGTATACGCGACGCGACAAGAACTATGGTCGTGGAAGACGTTTTGGGAAGAATGGACAAGGAAGGTTCAACTCATCGCAAGACAAATGGCGTGATGGAAAGTTcaaacaagaagatgatgatgaagactcATCACATGATGCTTACAAGAGTAGAAGCAACCAAAGGAAGTTTGGGAAGGATTTAAGCAAGATAAAATGCTACAATTGCCAAAAGTTTGGTCATTATGCCTCAGATTGTCCTGAATCAAATCAAAGAGAAGAAGAAACAAATCTGGTGCAGGAAGACGAGGAACCAACTCTCCTAATGGCAATCAAAGAAGACTGCAACGATCTACTTCAACAAGCGCATGATGGCAAGCAATACATGGAGAAAGATCAAGGTGCAACTTAA